One Dioscorea cayenensis subsp. rotundata cultivar TDr96_F1 chromosome 17, TDr96_F1_v2_PseudoChromosome.rev07_lg8_w22 25.fasta, whole genome shotgun sequence DNA window includes the following coding sequences:
- the LOC120280335 gene encoding ATP-dependent DNA helicase DDX11 codes for MVAAAAEKPGRSFPAFPFDPYPIQSEFMEFLYESLEKGGVAMLESPTGTGKTLSIICSSLQWIVDRRSKPKLAGEKPVAADDAAEEEPDWMRDFVVESMEKREVGSRRRSGFGLKSSGDKMSLPGLRNAEKSKEEVGNDDGAGVDDDDAQFLLEDYESDEGSGGSKRKGRKCLDLSSSEEDEDGGLGEIEEEVSPKIYFTSRTHSQLSQFVKEFKRTSFASEINLVCLGSRKNLCINSEVSKLRTANRINERCLELQTNKNHSKMKVGSDGGRTRGRKASAGCPMLKKQSSRDLFRNEVREQGALDIEDLVKIGTKYGACPYYGTRDMVRAADLVVLPYQSLLLSSARESLGLNLKNSIIIVDEAHNLADSLTSMYNAKITLSQLEQVHLHLELYFDRFRNVLGPANWRYIQTLLALSRSFMKLLAGDQNDSERSMTINDFLFSLDIDNINLVKLHQYVKESNVAHKVSGYGSKLISSEGLPAHANSQNLDAEGSLISGFQALVDILVSLINNDSDGRIIVSKRKSSCLGQIEEGYIKFVMLSGEKIFHEIAVQAHAVVLTGGTLQPIEETRVRLFPDLSLDQVLFFSCNHIVPPENILPIVVSRGPSGMTFDFSYNSRGSARMIEELGRLLCNLVVVIPEGIVVFFSSFDYEGQVYDAWKTSGVLPRILKKKRIFREPRNNTEVEVILKEYQETITLSSSATSKENPGPQGALLLAVVGGKVSEGINFSDGMGRCIVMVGLPYPSPSDLELMERVKHIEGLGGSLSSKNTMPFPNRLHSSNSIKSGFEILRSCKQRGKEYYENLCMKAVNQSIGRAIRHRNDYAAVLLVDSRYTFDSSTMSSSHPTNKLPGWIKQCLVSFTENYGEVHRLLHQFFKSHKQQGECKRDC; via the exons ATGGTGGCAGCGGCGGCGGAGAAGCCGGGCCGGAGCTTTCCGGCGTTCCCCTTCGACCCGTATCCTATCCAAAGCGAGTTCATGGAGTTCCTCTATGAATCTCTGGAGAAGGGCGGGGTTGCTATGCTTGAGAGTCCCACTG GGACGGGTAAAACCCTTAGCATTATATGTAGTTCGTTGCAATGGATCGTTGACAGGAGGAGCAAGCCGAAGCTTGCTGGAGAGAAGCCCGTCGCTGCTGATGATGCTGCTGAGGAAGAGCCTGACTGGATGAGGGATTTTGTAGTGGAATCAATGGAGAAAAGGGAGGTTGGGAGCAGGAGAAGATCTGGGTTTGGATTGAAGAGTTCTGGTGACAAGATGTCTTTACCGGGTCTAAGGAATGCAGAGAAATCAAAGGAGGAAGTTGGGAATGATGATGGTGCtggtgttgatgatgatgatgctcaGTTCTTGTTGGAAGATTATGAGAGTGATGAAGGGAGTGGGGGTTCCAAGAGAAAGGGGAGGAAGTGTTTGGATTTGAGCAGcagtgaagaagatgaggatGGAGGATTGGGGGAGATTGAGGAGGAGGTGAGCCCAAAGATATATTTCACTAGCCGGACGCATTCTCAACTCTCACAGTTTGTGAAGGAATTCAAGAGAACATCTTTTGCTTCAGAGATCAATCTTGTGTGCCTTGGATCTCGGAAGAACCTTTGCATAAATTCTG AGGTTTCAAAGCTCAGAACTGCGAATCGGATCAATGAGAGATGTCTTGAGTTGCAGACAAATAAAAATCACTCCAAGATGAAG GTGGGCAGTGATGGTGGGAGAACAAGGGGAAGGAAGGCTTCTGCTGGTTGTCCGATGCTCAAGAAGCAAAGTTCACGAGATTTGTTCAGAAATGAGGTTAGGGAACAAGGTGCTTTGGATATTGAAGACCTAGTGAAGATAGGAACCAAATATGGGGCATGTCCATATTATGGCACTCGAGATATGGTTCGAGCAGCAGACCTTGTGGTGCTTCCTTATCAATCACTTCTATTGAGTTCTGCTCGCGAATCACTTGGTCTGAACTTGAAAAACAGTATCATAATTGTTGATGAGGCACACAATTTGGCTGATTCCCTTACTAGTATGTACAATGCAAAAATCACTTTATCACAG TTGGAGCAGGTCCATTTACATCTTGAACTGTACTTTGATAGATTCCGAAATGTTCTCGGGCCAGCCAATTGGCGGTACATTCAAACTCTGCTAGCTTTGAGTCGGTCTTTCATGAAATTGCTGGCCGGTGACCAAAATGATTCAGAACGCTCAATgactattaatgattttttattttctcttgataTTGACAATATCAACTTAGTCAAGCTTCACCAGTATGTTAAAGAAAGTAATGTTGCTCACAAG GTCAGTGGATACGGGTCTAAATTAATCAGCTCTGAGGGATTGCCTGCACATGCCAATAGCCAGAACCTTGATGCTGAAGGAAGCCTTATATCTGGTTTTCAAGCACTGGTTGATATATTGGTCTCTCTAATAAATAATGATAGTGATGGCAGAATAATTGTTTCCAAACGAAAGTCCTCTTGTCTGGGCCAAATTGAAGAAGGATACATAAAATTTGTCATGCTGTCTGGAGAGAAGATCTTTCATGAG ATAGCAGTTCAAGCACATGCTGTGGTGCTGACAGGTGGGACTCTTCAGCCCATTGAAGAGACTAGAGTGAGGCTCTTTCCTGACCTATCACTTGATCAAGTGCTTTTCTTCTCTTGCAACCATATTGTTCCTCCAGAGAATATCTTGCCAATAGTTGTTTCTCGTGGGCCTTCTGGTATGACATTTGATTTTAGCTACAATTCACGTGGCTCTGCAAGAATG ATAGAAGAACTTGGTAGACTGCTATGCAATTTGGTGGTAGTCATCCCGGAAGGAATTGTAGTATTCTTTTCCTCATTTGATTACGAAGGGCAGGTATATGACGCATGGAAGACCTCAGGTGTTCTTCCCAGAATCCTTAAGAAAAAACGCATATTCAGAGAACCTCGGAACAATACAGAAGTCGAAGTCATCCTCAAGGAGTATCAAGAAACAATTACATTATCATCATCTGCAACCTCAAAAGAAAATCCTGGACCACAAGGTGCATTGCTTTTAGCGGTAGTTGGTGGAAAGGTTTCCGAAGGTATAAACTTCAGCGATGGAATGGGACGATGCATTGTTATGGTTGGACTTCCTTATCCAAGTCCATCTGATCTAGAATTGATGGAAAGAGTGAAACATATTGAAGGACTAGGAGGATCTCTCTCATCTAAAAACACAATGCCATTTCCTAACCGATTACATTCAAGTAACTCTATAAAGTCAGGCTTCGAAATACTAAGAAGTTGCAAACAGAGAGGGAAAGAATACTATGAGAACTTGTGCATGAAAGCTGTGAACCAGTCAATCG GTCGAGCAATTAGGCATAGAAATGACTATGCCGCCGTCTTGTTAGTTGATTCACGGTATACATTTGATTCATCAACCATGAGTTCTTCTCATCCGACGAACAAACTCCCGGGTTGGATAAAACAGTGCCTTGTTTCTTTTACTGAGAATTATGGTGAAGTTCATAGACTCCTGCATCAGTTCTTCAAATCCCACAAGCAGCAGGGAGAATGTAAACGGGACTGCTAA